The following proteins are co-located in the Microcystis wesenbergii NRERC-220 genome:
- the ispE gene encoding 4-(cytidine 5'-diphospho)-2-C-methyl-D-erythritol kinase, whose translation MHSYTLLAPAKINLYLEIVGDRPDGFHELVMVMQTVALCDRITLRPNGLQEFRLFCHHPLVPQDSSNLAHRAATLMAREFPRIFANYGGIDISIEKYIPVAAGLAGGSTNAAAVLVGIDLIWELGLTRPELETLAARLGSDTSFCVTGGTVICTGRGEILDPIAPLTGLWVILAKYDHLSVSTPWAYQSYRQKFQDTYLSSPEEFHHRRQQVSSGALVQAIAQKKPAAIGKFIHNDLEKVVLPEFPLVAELRQVMGDLGGLGTMMSGSGPTVFTLCSSQEVAETIVKEAREILVAPDLQFWIAPITDTGIQVT comes from the coding sequence ATGCACAGTTATACCCTTCTAGCCCCCGCTAAAATTAATTTATATCTAGAAATCGTTGGCGATCGTCCTGATGGTTTCCACGAGTTAGTGATGGTGATGCAGACGGTGGCATTATGCGATCGCATCACTCTCCGGCCGAACGGATTGCAGGAATTCCGTCTCTTTTGCCATCATCCCCTCGTCCCCCAAGATAGCAGTAATCTCGCCCATCGCGCCGCCACTTTGATGGCGAGGGAATTCCCCCGCATCTTTGCCAATTACGGCGGCATCGATATCAGCATCGAGAAATATATTCCCGTGGCTGCCGGTTTAGCGGGGGGGTCCACCAATGCGGCGGCGGTGTTAGTCGGCATCGATTTAATCTGGGAATTAGGGTTAACCCGTCCGGAATTAGAAACTTTAGCGGCAAGATTGGGCTCCGATACTTCCTTTTGTGTGACAGGAGGAACGGTTATCTGTACGGGAAGGGGAGAAATTCTCGATCCGATCGCTCCTCTGACCGGATTATGGGTGATTTTAGCTAAATACGATCATTTATCCGTTTCTACACCCTGGGCCTACCAAAGCTATCGGCAAAAATTTCAAGATACCTATCTGTCTTCTCCAGAGGAATTTCATCACCGTCGTCAGCAGGTGAGTTCCGGGGCTTTGGTACAAGCGATTGCCCAGAAAAAACCAGCCGCTATCGGCAAATTTATCCATAATGACCTCGAAAAGGTGGTTTTACCCGAATTTCCCCTCGTAGCCGAGTTAAGACAGGTTATGGGCGATTTAGGCGGCTTGGGAACGATGATGTCAGGCTCTGGCCCGACGGTTTTTACTCTCTGTTCATCTCAGGAAGTGGCGGAAACTATCGTTAAAGAGGCCCGGGAAATTCTCGTCGCTCCCGATCTACAATTTTGGATAGCCCCAATCACCGATACAGGCATTCAAGTGACTTGA
- a CDS encoding PCP reductase family protein yields MEALDFSDQLQWTAEAKAKLKNIPYFVRSQARQRIEELARHAGSDRVTVEMVEQARVEFGQ; encoded by the coding sequence ATGGAAGCTCTAGATTTTTCCGATCAACTACAATGGACCGCAGAAGCCAAGGCAAAACTGAAAAATATTCCCTACTTTGTTCGTTCCCAAGCGCGTCAAAGGATAGAAGAATTAGCTCGTCATGCTGGTTCCGATCGAGTTACCGTGGAAATGGTAGAACAGGCGAGAGTAGAATTCGGACAGTAG
- the crcB gene encoding fluoride efflux transporter CrcB, giving the protein MSDLNDVFAIVAGAVPGALSRYHITEWTKAKFGLRFPSGTFIINLTGCLAIGFFWAILPSFPFYSHELDLMVRTGFLGAYTTFSTYSLDILILWRNQQNFLSLFFAVASIIFGLIAVRIGAAIAQVFLG; this is encoded by the coding sequence ATGTCAGATTTGAACGATGTTTTCGCAATTGTAGCCGGAGCGGTTCCGGGGGCGTTATCTCGTTATCATATTACCGAATGGACAAAAGCGAAATTCGGCTTACGCTTTCCATCTGGAACTTTTATTATTAACTTAACTGGCTGTCTAGCTATCGGCTTTTTTTGGGCTATTTTACCCAGTTTTCCCTTTTATTCCCACGAACTAGATTTAATGGTGAGAACGGGATTTTTAGGAGCTTATACGACCTTTTCTACCTATAGTTTAGATATCCTGATCCTCTGGCGCAATCAACAAAATTTTCTCAGTCTTTTTTTTGCCGTTGCTAGTATCATTTTCGGATTGATTGCCGTGAGAATTGGGGCAGCTATTGCCCAAGTTTTTCTAGGTTAA
- a CDS encoding DUF3370 domain-containing protein, translating to MVICVILPVLLPIAQTPPSVEIIRPVQVRPLPNQLDQVPVFNSNSPELLLGEGILLSTFPPQEKSFPSAHLNYAFQGRFDIFAHHIARGNFPDNLRTLYLGILLHNPSSNPVTVKILQGASYLSQPDAAFIDLPAQVENNQGTVFAGPGSRVMGDILIGQRQDIFPDRIIIPAGESFMVLNAAIPVRDLTPPLNGRSSYLRLESDGLLYAASLALYAPLDENGQERPPNLTEWQNLLEKGDLSTPRDRAPTPPHSQGQIIYGRVAGVSQGSAWPARLVDRASLWLNIPDSGQSIAYGISTLPGGKLGTEQNQSASMLVRYPDTAYQAHGNYGVEYRLSLPLFNRSDEAKTVTIALETPIKENIIGQGLRFLDPAAPQVFFRGTVAVNYSDDQGQAQSRFFHLVQRRGQEGQSLVTLTIPPGDWHIVQVNFLYPPDATPPQVLTIKTE from the coding sequence ATGGTAATTTGTGTGATCTTGCCTGTTTTGCTACCCATTGCCCAAACTCCCCCTAGTGTAGAAATAATTCGACCGGTGCAGGTGCGTCCTTTACCGAATCAACTAGATCAAGTTCCCGTTTTTAATAGCAATAGTCCCGAATTATTGCTAGGAGAAGGGATTTTACTTTCGACTTTTCCCCCCCAAGAGAAAAGTTTCCCCTCGGCCCATTTAAATTATGCTTTTCAGGGACGCTTTGATATTTTTGCCCACCATATAGCCAGGGGGAATTTTCCCGATAATTTACGCACCCTTTATCTGGGTATATTACTCCACAATCCTAGTTCTAATCCCGTGACCGTTAAAATTCTGCAAGGGGCCAGTTATTTGAGTCAACCGGATGCAGCTTTTATCGATTTACCTGCACAAGTGGAAAATAATCAGGGGACGGTTTTTGCCGGGCCGGGAAGTCGGGTAATGGGGGATATTTTAATCGGGCAGCGTCAGGATATTTTTCCCGATAGGATTATTATTCCGGCGGGGGAGAGTTTTATGGTCTTAAATGCGGCGATTCCCGTGCGCGATTTGACTCCACCCTTAAACGGGAGATCCAGTTATCTCCGTCTGGAAAGTGACGGTCTTCTCTACGCTGCTAGTTTAGCTCTTTATGCACCCCTAGACGAAAATGGGCAGGAAAGACCCCCAAATCTGACAGAGTGGCAAAATTTGCTAGAAAAAGGCGATTTATCGACTCCGCGCGATCGAGCGCCCACTCCTCCCCATAGTCAAGGACAGATAATTTATGGACGGGTAGCGGGGGTGTCCCAAGGTTCAGCTTGGCCAGCCCGATTGGTCGATCGAGCTTCTTTATGGTTAAATATTCCTGATTCTGGTCAATCTATAGCCTATGGGATTAGCACCCTACCCGGGGGCAAACTGGGAACGGAACAAAATCAAAGTGCTAGTATGTTAGTTCGCTATCCCGATACGGCCTATCAAGCTCATGGTAATTACGGTGTGGAATATAGGTTAAGTTTACCTCTATTTAATCGAAGTGATGAGGCGAAAACGGTGACTATTGCGCTAGAAACACCGATTAAAGAGAATATTATCGGTCAGGGTTTGCGTTTTCTCGATCCGGCTGCCCCACAAGTGTTTTTTCGGGGAACAGTAGCCGTCAATTATAGCGATGACCAAGGACAGGCACAAAGCAGATTTTTCCATCTCGTCCAAAGACGCGGACAAGAGGGGCAATCTTTAGTGACTCTGACTATTCCTCCCGGGGATTGGCATATAGTACAGGTAAATTTTTTATATCCACCAGATGCAACTCCTCCGCAAGTTTTAACGATTAAGACCGAGTAG
- the moaA gene encoding GTP 3',8-cyclase MoaA, translated as MNQIDYLRISLIDRCNFRCQYCLPEDAELASVRPQDLLTREEILTLVKNVFIPLGFRKFRLTGGEPLLHPEVVEIVRDIASLSATSDLALTTNGYLLDNLAEMLYEAGLRRINISLDSLDPDTFDKIIGNRGRSRWQKTWAGIQAAQRVGFDPLKLNVVVIPGINEAEVEDLAALTIDKRWHVRFIEFMPIGNGDLFQEKAWIANEELRGRIRAKWGLNEGQVRGNGPADVFQIPGAKGTIGFISQMSECFCDRCNRLRLSADGWLRPCLLNETGQIDLKTALRQGISPAEIRERVRELIELKAEINFKLRDSGTSSGIYTRTMSQIGG; from the coding sequence ATGAACCAAATTGACTATCTCAGGATTAGTTTAATCGATCGCTGTAACTTTCGCTGTCAGTATTGTCTGCCTGAAGATGCAGAATTGGCATCTGTTCGACCGCAAGACTTACTCACCCGGGAGGAAATTCTTACTTTAGTCAAAAATGTCTTTATTCCCCTCGGTTTCCGCAAATTTCGCCTTACTGGTGGGGAACCTCTCTTACATCCCGAAGTAGTGGAGATTGTGCGCGATATCGCCTCTTTATCTGCTACTAGCGATTTAGCCTTGACCACTAACGGCTATTTACTTGACAATTTAGCCGAAATGTTGTATGAAGCCGGACTAAGACGGATTAATATCAGTTTAGACTCCCTCGACCCCGACACTTTCGATAAAATTATCGGTAATCGCGGCCGGAGTCGTTGGCAAAAAACTTGGGCAGGTATTCAAGCAGCCCAGAGGGTGGGTTTTGACCCCTTAAAATTGAATGTGGTGGTGATTCCGGGGATAAATGAGGCAGAAGTGGAAGATTTAGCGGCTTTGACCATCGATAAGCGTTGGCACGTCCGTTTTATCGAGTTTATGCCCATCGGTAACGGTGATTTATTTCAAGAAAAAGCTTGGATTGCGAACGAGGAATTAAGGGGGCGAATTCGGGCAAAATGGGGCTTAAATGAGGGTCAAGTGCGGGGAAATGGTCCGGCCGATGTTTTTCAAATTCCGGGGGCTAAGGGTACAATCGGCTTTATCAGTCAGATGTCGGAGTGTTTTTGCGATCGCTGTAACCGCCTACGTCTCTCGGCCGATGGTTGGTTGCGTCCCTGTCTCCTCAACGAAACCGGACAAATTGACCTAAAAACTGCCCTCCGTCAGGGAATTTCGCCGGCAGAAATCAGGGAAAGAGTGCGGGAATTAATAGAACTGAAGGCAGAAATAAACTTTAAACTGCGTGATTCCGGCACATCAAGTGGCATTTATACCCGTACTATGTCCCAAATTGGCGGCTAA
- a CDS encoding Uma2 family endonuclease yields the protein MLSATETKYYTPEEYLALEETSEDKNEYRQGEIIPMVGATTNHNQIAGNFYRRFPLTINNQDYYTYMETVRLWLSDYSIYTYPDVMVIQGQPLYQGNSQSNVINPLIIVEVLSNSTQAYDRGDKFKFYRSLPTFQEYILIEQSSYSVERYSKQKDDQWLIDFVTGENAVLQLLSVDWQISFQDLYQRVNFDLAET from the coding sequence ATGTTAAGCGCTACCGAAACTAAATATTATACTCCCGAAGAATATCTCGCCCTAGAGGAAACGTCCGAAGATAAAAATGAATATCGTCAAGGAGAAATTATCCCAATGGTAGGAGCTACCACTAATCACAATCAGATTGCTGGAAACTTCTATCGAAGATTTCCTCTGACTATCAATAATCAAGATTATTATACCTACATGGAAACGGTGCGTTTATGGCTGTCAGATTATAGCATTTACACCTATCCTGATGTGATGGTGATTCAAGGTCAACCTCTCTATCAAGGTAATAGTCAATCTAACGTGATCAATCCTTTAATTATTGTCGAAGTTCTCTCTAATTCCACCCAAGCTTATGACCGAGGGGATAAGTTTAAATTCTATCGTTCCTTGCCAACTTTTCAGGAATATATTCTGATCGAACAATCTAGTTATAGTGTGGAACGTTACTCTAAACAAAAGGATGATCAATGGTTAATTGATTTCGTCACGGGGGAAAATGCGGTTTTACAATTGCTGTCGGTAGATTGGCAGATTTCTTTTCAAGATTTATATCAAAGAGTAAATTTCGACCTAGCAGAAACCTAA
- a CDS encoding TolB family protein, whose product MKEKNFFVWLGRFLASFGLLSGISGCNSPLLITPQVPAGGLNSFAPDQFPSYSADGRYLAFASDRSGRRSIYLFDLQEKRLVNLPNLNRGDSSQDQPSLNADGRLIAYISSERGKSDVMVYDRSQSRATLLTANLRGSVRNPTISGDGRQIAFETNQDGQWNIAIVNGQF is encoded by the coding sequence ATGAAAGAAAAAAATTTTTTTGTCTGGCTGGGGCGATTTTTGGCCTCTTTTGGGCTGTTATCGGGGATAAGTGGCTGTAATTCCCCTCTTTTGATCACTCCTCAAGTTCCCGCCGGTGGTTTAAATAGTTTTGCTCCCGATCAATTTCCCAGTTATAGTGCTGATGGTCGCTATTTAGCCTTCGCTTCCGATCGCTCCGGTCGTCGTAGTATATATTTATTCGATCTGCAAGAAAAGCGCTTAGTTAATCTCCCTAACCTAAATCGTGGCGATTCTAGCCAAGATCAGCCATCTCTAAATGCTGACGGTCGTTTAATTGCCTATATCTCCAGCGAACGCGGTAAAAGTGATGTCATGGTTTATGATCGTTCCCAGTCCCGTGCAACCCTGTTAACCGCTAACCTGCGGGGAAGCGTCCGCAATCCCACCATTAGCGGTGATGGTCGCCAAATTGCCTTTGAAACCAACCAAGACGGTCAATGGAATATTGCGATCGTTAACGGCCAATTTTAA
- a CDS encoding glycogen/starch/alpha-glucan phosphorylase, whose product MDTSPDTSFVCPIIIEDDRTGLDTETIRRALRDNLLYIQGKLPELASKNDLYMALAYTIRDRLLQRWLTTQQTYLKKDVRTVCYLSAEFLVGPHLANNLINLGIYEQVQKAVSESGLKLEELIAQEEEPGLGNGGLGRLAACYLDSLSTLEIPAIGYGIRYEFGIFDQEIHDGWQVEITDKWLQYGNPWEIARPESSVEVKFGGYTESYTDENGNYRSRWIPDYVVKGIPYDTPILGYRVNTANTMRLWKSEACESFDFGRFNRGDYYGAVDNKVHSENISKVLYPNDEPIQGKELRLEQQYFFVSCSLQDLIRIHLYENPSLDNFHQKWSVQLNDTHPSVGVAELMRLLIDVHHFDWDKAWFITQNTFAYTNHTLLPEALEKWPLSIFGRLFPRLMEIIYEINYRFLDKIRIIYPHDDGKMSRLSIIDESGEKYVRMAHLACVGSQAINGVAALHTELLKKDVLRDFYELFPEKFSNKTNGVTPRRWMVSSNPRLTFAITEKIGENWIKHLEDLRGLENYVDDGGFRDSWRRIKYDIKADLANYIDKKVGIKVDPSTLFDVQVKRIHEYKRQHLNVLHIVTLYHRLKNNPNLDITPRTFIFGGKAAPGYFMAKLIIKLINSVAEVIDNDPTIGGRLKVVFLPDYNVTFGQRVYPAADLSEQISTAGKEASGTGNMKFSMNGSLTIGTLDGANIEIREEVGAENFFLFGLTTEEVYAKKAAGYNPQEYYYHNEELRAVLDLIGSGFFSRGDSSLFRPLVDNLIYNDPYMLLADYQSYIDCQEGVGWAYKDQEHWSRLAILNVARMGKFSSDRSIREYCEEIWRIQPVKIELPDYIQANAGLSVN is encoded by the coding sequence ATGGATACATCTCCAGACACGAGTTTTGTTTGTCCGATTATCATCGAAGACGACAGAACAGGATTAGACACAGAAACTATCCGACGGGCTTTAAGGGATAATTTACTCTATATTCAAGGTAAATTACCGGAATTAGCCAGCAAAAACGATCTTTACATGGCCCTGGCCTATACCATACGCGATCGTTTATTGCAGCGTTGGTTAACCACCCAACAAACCTATCTAAAAAAAGATGTCAGAACCGTTTGTTATCTCTCGGCAGAATTTTTAGTCGGTCCCCATTTGGCCAATAATTTAATTAATCTCGGTATCTACGAACAGGTCCAGAAAGCTGTCAGCGAATCGGGATTAAAACTAGAAGAATTAATTGCCCAAGAAGAAGAACCGGGGTTAGGAAATGGTGGTTTAGGTCGTTTAGCTGCCTGTTATCTCGATTCCCTTTCTACCCTAGAAATTCCAGCTATTGGTTACGGTATTCGCTACGAATTTGGTATCTTTGATCAAGAAATCCACGACGGTTGGCAGGTAGAAATAACCGATAAGTGGTTACAGTATGGAAATCCCTGGGAAATTGCCCGACCGGAATCATCGGTAGAGGTAAAATTTGGCGGTTATACCGAATCCTATACCGACGAAAATGGTAATTATCGCAGTCGTTGGATTCCCGATTATGTAGTCAAAGGAATTCCCTACGATACCCCAATTCTCGGCTATCGAGTTAACACCGCTAATACCATGCGTCTCTGGAAATCAGAAGCTTGTGAATCTTTTGATTTTGGTCGCTTTAATCGCGGCGATTATTATGGTGCGGTGGATAATAAAGTTCACTCGGAAAATATCAGTAAAGTTCTCTATCCTAACGATGAACCAATTCAAGGCAAAGAACTGCGTTTAGAACAGCAATATTTCTTTGTTTCCTGTTCCCTACAGGATCTGATTCGTATTCACTTATATGAGAACCCTAGTCTCGATAATTTTCATCAAAAATGGTCAGTACAATTGAATGATACTCACCCTTCCGTCGGGGTGGCTGAGTTAATGCGCTTGTTAATTGATGTGCATCATTTCGATTGGGATAAAGCTTGGTTTATTACTCAAAATACCTTCGCCTATACTAATCATACTCTTTTGCCAGAAGCTTTAGAAAAATGGCCTTTGAGTATTTTTGGTCGTCTTTTCCCCCGATTAATGGAAATTATCTATGAAATTAACTATCGTTTCTTGGATAAAATTCGCATTATTTATCCCCATGATGACGGCAAAATGTCCCGTTTGTCTATAATCGATGAAAGCGGCGAAAAATACGTCCGTATGGCTCATCTCGCCTGTGTGGGTTCCCAGGCAATTAATGGGGTGGCAGCCCTCCATACAGAATTACTGAAAAAAGATGTTCTGCGCGATTTCTATGAACTCTTTCCCGAAAAGTTTAGCAACAAAACCAATGGAGTTACTCCCCGGCGCTGGATGGTTTCTAGTAATCCCCGCTTGACTTTTGCGATTACCGAAAAAATCGGCGAAAATTGGATTAAGCATCTGGAGGATTTACGCGGTTTAGAAAACTATGTGGATGATGGGGGATTTCGGGACTCTTGGCGACGAATTAAATACGATATTAAGGCAGATTTAGCGAATTATATCGATAAAAAAGTCGGCATTAAAGTTGATCCTAGTACCCTCTTTGATGTGCAGGTAAAACGCATTCACGAATATAAACGGCAACATCTCAACGTTTTACATATCGTCACTCTCTATCATCGTCTCAAAAATAACCCCAATCTCGATATTACCCCCCGTACCTTTATTTTTGGTGGGAAGGCAGCCCCGGGTTATTTTATGGCAAAATTAATCATTAAATTGATTAATTCTGTGGCGGAAGTGATCGATAATGATCCGACGATTGGAGGACGTTTAAAAGTGGTTTTCCTACCTGATTATAATGTCACCTTCGGTCAACGGGTTTATCCAGCTGCCGACTTGTCTGAACAAATTTCCACCGCCGGGAAAGAAGCTTCGGGAACTGGTAATATGAAATTCTCTATGAATGGGTCCTTAACTATCGGCACTCTCGATGGGGCAAATATCGAAATTCGTGAAGAGGTGGGGGCGGAAAATTTCTTTCTTTTTGGCTTGACAACCGAGGAGGTTTATGCTAAGAAAGCCGCCGGTTATAATCCCCAAGAATACTATTACCATAACGAAGAATTGCGGGCAGTATTAGACCTCATTGGTTCGGGATTTTTTAGCCGGGGTGATAGTAGTTTATTCCGCCCGCTTGTGGATAATCTTATCTACAATGATCCCTATATGTTACTGGCCGATTATCAGTCCTATATCGATTGTCAGGAAGGAGTCGGTTGGGCCTATAAAGATCAAGAACATTGGAGTCGTTTAGCAATTCTTAATGTGGCCCGCATGGGTAAATTCTCTAGCGATCGCTCGATTCGGGAATACTGCGAGGAAATCTGGCGGATACAACCGGTAAAAATTGAATTACCCGATTATATTCAAGCTAATGCTGGTTTATCGGTAAATTAG
- the crcB gene encoding fluoride efflux transporter CrcB, with the protein MDCFRGRYGLSVAIGAIFGALSRFYIAKLVESLFGQEWQFLGTFFVNVSGCLIIAYIFTMIRENIRIIAPELGLMIATGFCGSYTTFSAYSLESNKFLEQGNVTFGLIYWLGSVLGGMMALKIGVILARTGFPR; encoded by the coding sequence ATGGATTGTTTCAGAGGACGTTATGGTCTATCCGTGGCGATTGGGGCTATTTTTGGGGCTTTGAGTCGTTTTTATATTGCGAAATTAGTTGAAAGTCTTTTCGGTCAAGAATGGCAATTTTTGGGGACATTTTTTGTTAATGTTTCTGGCTGTTTAATTATTGCCTATATCTTTACTATGATTAGGGAAAATATTCGCATAATTGCCCCAGAATTAGGATTGATGATTGCCACGGGTTTTTGTGGTTCCTATACAACTTTTTCCGCCTATAGTTTGGAGTCTAACAAGTTTTTAGAGCAGGGAAACGTGACTTTCGGTTTAATTTACTGGTTGGGCAGTGTTCTTGGGGGGATGATGGCGCTTAAAATTGGAGTTATTTTAGCAAGAACAGGTTTTCCTAGATGA
- the rsmA gene encoding 16S rRNA (adenine(1518)-N(6)/adenine(1519)-N(6))-dimethyltransferase RsmA: MKIQPRKRFGQHWLKDESILDRIIGAANLQSEDRVLEIGPGTGILTRHLLDGARLVVAVEIDRDLWTILNKKFGQQDNFHLIPGDFLTLKPEQLPPVNKVVANIPYNITGPILEKLLGSIAHPFTPPYQSITLLVQKEVAERLVAVPSTKAYSALSVRIQYLADCQWICDVPRRAFSPSPRVDSAVIQLLPRVLPNNVSNPAFLSTLISWGFANRRKMLRNNLKNCLDSDRLSQILTQLEINPLARAEDLSLSQWIDLAEKLDQLPKF, translated from the coding sequence ATGAAAATTCAACCGCGTAAACGTTTTGGACAACATTGGTTAAAAGATGAATCGATACTCGATCGCATCATCGGCGCTGCTAATTTACAATCAGAGGATCGGGTATTAGAAATCGGCCCGGGTACAGGCATTTTAACCCGTCATCTTCTCGATGGCGCTCGATTGGTTGTCGCTGTAGAAATCGATCGAGATCTATGGACAATTTTAAACAAAAAATTTGGCCAACAAGATAACTTTCATCTCATCCCGGGGGACTTTCTTACCCTTAAACCGGAGCAACTGCCGCCGGTTAATAAAGTAGTGGCTAATATTCCCTATAATATCACCGGTCCGATTCTCGAAAAGCTGCTCGGTTCGATCGCCCATCCCTTCACCCCCCCTTACCAGAGTATTACCCTCTTAGTCCAGAAAGAAGTCGCCGAAAGATTAGTCGCTGTCCCCTCCACCAAAGCTTACAGCGCTCTCAGCGTCCGCATTCAATACCTTGCCGATTGTCAATGGATTTGTGACGTACCCCGGCGGGCCTTTTCTCCCTCTCCCCGGGTGGATTCGGCGGTAATTCAGCTTTTACCCCGTGTTTTGCCGAATAATGTCAGCAATCCAGCCTTTTTGTCCACTTTAATTAGCTGGGGTTTTGCCAACCGGCGCAAAATGTTACGCAATAATCTAAAAAATTGTCTGGATAGCGATCGATTAAGCCAAATCCTGACACAATTAGAAATTAATCCCCTCGCTCGCGCCGAAGATCTCAGTTTATCGCAATGGATTGACTTGGCGGAAAAATTAGATCAATTGCCAAAATTTTAG
- a CDS encoding urease accessory protein UreD, with protein MWQGNLELIYTQKNLATEINHVYATAPLKVQRPFYPEGKNLCHTVILHTAGGIVGGDVLQQKIHLQAATNALITTASAGKVYQSNGQMAQQLIEIKIDDNAGLEWLPQETIIFNGAVFRQHLRVDLGENSSWLGWEITRFGRSARGEKFLAGEWHSNWEIWRSGQPLWLDRSCLLGGKMIEGFSGLNDSALIGTLVYIGQPVDRNLIEKVRDFSLEGEMGVTSTLGDGLLCRYRGNSSGEVRQWFQQVWQILRREMSDREAIIPRVWLSW; from the coding sequence ATGTGGCAGGGAAACCTAGAACTAATTTACACGCAAAAAAATCTCGCAACCGAGATTAATCACGTCTATGCTACCGCCCCTTTAAAAGTACAAAGACCTTTTTATCCCGAGGGAAAAAATCTTTGTCATACGGTGATTTTACACACGGCGGGGGGAATAGTTGGGGGTGATGTTCTGCAACAAAAAATTCATCTCCAAGCCGCTACTAATGCCCTGATTACCACTGCTTCTGCCGGAAAAGTTTACCAGAGTAATGGTCAGATGGCACAGCAATTAATCGAGATTAAAATTGATGACAATGCCGGTTTAGAATGGCTACCCCAAGAAACAATTATCTTTAATGGTGCGGTATTTCGCCAACATTTACGAGTGGATTTAGGGGAAAATAGCAGTTGGCTGGGATGGGAAATTACCCGTTTTGGCCGCAGTGCGCGAGGGGAGAAATTTTTAGCGGGAGAATGGCATTCTAATTGGGAAATTTGGCGATCTGGACAACCTTTATGGCTCGATCGATCCTGCCTGTTAGGTGGTAAAATGATCGAGGGATTTTCTGGTTTAAATGATAGCGCCCTGATCGGTACTTTAGTTTATATCGGTCAACCGGTGGACAGAAATTTAATTGAGAAAGTGAGAGATTTTTCCCTAGAAGGAGAGATGGGAGTTACTAGCACTTTAGGAGATGGTCTTTTATGTCGTTATCGGGGTAATTCTAGCGGTGAAGTGCGACAATGGTTTCAGCAGGTTTGGCAAATTTTAAGGCGAGAAATGAGCGATCGAGAGGCAATTATTCCGCGAGTTTGGTTATCTTGGTAA
- a CDS encoding Uma2 family endonuclease has protein sequence MLTATETKYYTPEEYLALEETSEDKNEYRQGEIIPMVGATTNHNQICLNFCRNFPLNINNKDYYTYMETVRLWLSDYSIYTYPDVMVIQGQPLYQGNSQSNVINPLIIVEVLSNSTQAYDRGDKFKFYRSLPTFQEYILIEQSSYSVERYSKQKDDQWLIDFVTGENAVLQLVSVDWQISFQDLYQRVNFYLAET, from the coding sequence ATGTTAACCGCTACTGAAACCAAATATTATACTCCCGAAGAATATCTCGCCCTAGAGGAAACGTCCGAAGATAAAAATGAATATCGTCAAGGAGAAATTATCCCAATGGTAGGAGCCACCACTAATCACAATCAGATTTGTCTAAATTTTTGCCGTAATTTTCCCTTAAATATCAATAATAAAGATTATTATACCTATATGGAAACGGTGCGTTTATGGCTGTCAGATTATAGTATTTACACCTATCCTGATGTGATGGTGATTCAAGGTCAACCTCTCTATCAAGGTAATAGTCAATCTAACGTGATCAATCCTTTAATTATTGTCGAAGTTCTCTCTAATTCCACCCAAGCTTATGATCGAGGGGATAAGTTTAAATTCTATCGTTCCTTGCCAACTTTTCAGGAATATATTCTGATTGAACAATCTAGTTATAGTGTGGAACGTTACTCTAAACAAAAGGATGATCAATGGTTAATTGATTTCGTCACGGGGGAAAATGCGGTTTTACAATTGGTGTCGGTAGATTGGCAGATTTCTTTTCAAGATTTATATCAAAGAGTAAATTTTTACCTAGCAGAAACCTAA
- a CDS encoding PCP reductase family protein, whose protein sequence is MEALDFSDQLQWTAEAKAKLKNIPYFVRSQARQRITEIFKIHFSEPLN, encoded by the coding sequence ATGGAAGCTCTAGATTTTTCCGATCAACTACAATGGACCGCAGAAGCCAAGGCAAAACTGAAAAATATTCCCTACTTTGTTCGTTCCCAAGCGCGTCAGCGGATTACTGAGATATTTAAGATACACTTTTCCGAGCCACTCAATTGA